The nucleotide sequence TGAAGTGGCGTCCGCTCACCCACTGTCCGAGTCTGACCGACAGCAATGGCTATTTTTTGCCAATGATGACTGCAAACCCCAATTATCCGGGTTTGTCTATCAAAGAAAGCAAATGGAACCTGGCCGAGATTGAACAGGAGTTCCGTGCGCAAATTGAATTGGCTTTAAAGAATATACCACATATCAGTCACCTGTCCCATCACATGGGATCTGCCAGTTTCGATAAAGAAGTGAAAGCGATGGCTGACCGTCTGGCTGCCGAGTATAACCTTCCCATCGATCTTACAGATACAGCATACGGAACCAAGGTAGGTTATGCCGGATACGACGGAGCAAGTAAGACTTCGGCAGAAAAAGAGGCTAGCTTTATCAGCATGCTTAATAAGCTGGAAGCAGGAAAAACTTACCTGTTTGTAGATCATCCGGCACTAGACAATATAGAAATGCAGGCTGTGCATCATATAGGTTACGAGAACGTGGCGGCAGACCGCCAAGGGGTAACAAATCTTTTTACAAGCGAAAACGTGAAGCGTGTGATCCGCGAAAAGGGAATCGAGCTGATTAGCTATAATGAACTAACCAAAGCCCTCCCACGCAGTACACCCGAAGCAGAAAAGGTATCAGCAAAAGGTATCAACAACTATCTTATAGCCGCTAAGGAAAGCGGACAAGAGATACACAGTCTGATGGTACTCCGCCATGGAAAAGTGGTAGCCGAACATTGGATGGGTGATAATGCGCCCGACAAAAACCATATTCTGAATTCGGTAAGCAAAACTTTCACTGCTACGGCTATAGGCTTTGCCGTTGCAGAAAACAGACTCAAGGTGACCGACAAGGTTATCTCGTTCTTTCCGAACGACCTGCCATCCGAAATATCTCCCAACCTGGCCGAACTAGAAATAAAAGATCTTCTTTCCATGACTTGCGGACATGCCACAGACCCTACTTCGTCTATCCGAAAAGGAGATACGAGCTGGGAAAGCCAATTCTTTGCCACCCCGTTCGTGCATAAACCAGGAACAAAATTTGTGTATAACAGTCTTGGAACTTACATGCTTTCGGCCATTGTTCAAAAGGTAACGGGACAGAAGGTAATAGATTACCTCTATCCTCGCCTGTTTTGTCCGTTGGGAATTGCAGGTGCCGAATGGCAAACCAGTCCGTCCGACGTAAATTGCGGTGGATGGGGCCTTTTTATTAAAACCGAAGATATGGCCAAGATGGGACAATTCTTACTGCAAAAAGGCAAATGGAACGGCAAGCAACTGTTGCCCGAAGCATGGTTCGATGAAGCCACCTCCATCCACATCATGCAGCCGGAAGCAAACGCAGGTAAACTCAAGCCCAAAGACAGTGACTGGGTACAAGGTTATGGCTATCAGGTTTGGCGCTGCCGTTACAATGCCTTCCGGGCTGATGGAGCCAAAGGTCAGTTCATAGTCGTACTGCCCGAAAAAGATGCCGTTATCGTAACCACAGCCAATGTGGACGATATGCAGGCTGAGCTCAACCTTATCTGGAAATACATCTTGCCAGCTCTCAAATAATAAGAATTTCTTCTTATATAAACAGGGGATACAGAAACAAAACTACCGGATTCTGTATCCCCTGTTTCTGTTTTAATTAAAGAGGAAGCAATTAAAAAATATGTGGGTAATTTAGACAACGTTAAGCCAAAATAAAGAACATTCCATGCTATGATGTTGTTTTTCTAATACAAACAGATTATTGATATGAAAACGAATTGCACTCATGAACATAAGAAACTTTGTTTTAACAAAGATCTTAGCCAATATTGGTTTTGTCCGGATTGTAAAGAAATAATACAAGGAATTAAAATGGCTGCCGAGAGGAGCAGCAAAGTTTTGAAGTCTGGAATTATAATGGCCGCTAGCAACAAACCTACACGTGTTGTTGATCCGCATAACCATCCCACACATGCTGTCGGAGGAGTTCATCAACACTCACGTGCTGTCTCTCGTAATCTTCCCGGCGGAGCCGGCAGGAATCGTTAGTTATTGGTTTTTGATTTTAAGTTTTAGTATTAGATTTTAAGATTTGGTTTTAGAATTAGTTTTTTAGGATTAGGTTTTAGAATTTTTGGTTTTAAGATTTAGTTTTAGTTAGTGAACTTGTAGAAAGGAATCCTTCCGAAAATACCTACGGGGGATGAAGAGTCAAGTATACAGATTCTTTATCCCCCGTTTCTATGATAAATCAGCAGAAATAATAAATATAAATCAACGAAGATATACCGGTAATAATCCAAAGCAGAATGCCCTGTGCCAACGGACGCACACCTACTTTGCGTAACACATCTCTCGATAGTGAGGCTCCGATGAAAAAGAGGGACAGCGTTAAGCCTTTACGTGCAAGCCACACGAAACCCGAAGTCAATTCTGCCGGCAAAGATAAAAAGGTATTGGTAAGCATTGCCACCACAAAAAATAGGATAAACCAAGGTATATAAACCTTCCCTGATTTATTTTTAAAGAAAAAGGAAGTAACAAACGCAACCGGAATAATCCATAAGGCCCTGGTAAGCTTCACCGTAGTTGCCACTTTCAATGCCTCTTCACCATAAGCCGCACCGGCACCCACCACAGAGCTTGTGTCATGAATAGAAATAGCTGCCCACATACCAAACTGATGTTGCGTGAGTCCAACCAAATGGCCCAGTACAGGGAAAAGAAAAAGAGCGATGGCATTCAGAATAAATACCGTTCCCAGCGAAACAGATATCTGATTATCGTCTGCGTTTATTACCGGTGCAACCGCTGCAATGGCACTTCCTCCACAGATAGCTGTTCCGGAACTAATAAGATACCCGGTCTTTTTTTCTACCCTCATGCGCAAAGCAACATAGGCCCCAATCAACAAAGTACCAGCCACAGAAATGATGGTAAACATCATGCCCTCTTTCCCGGAAGCCAACGCCTGATGAAGATTCATACCGAAACCTAATCCGACTACTGAGACCTGCAAAAGATACTTCGACGATTTTTTATTAAACGCAGGAAAAGCTTCTCCGCAGATCAAAGCAAAAAGTAAACCCGTGAACAAGGCTACCGGGGGAGTAACTACTGGTAAGAAACAAAAAACGAGCAAAAAACCATAAACAACCTTTTTATTAATCCTCAAAAACCTCACAATTGCTTCCATATGCCATCTACCTATTTAATTTCGGAACAAAGGTAAGATATAAGAAGCAGTAAAGCCAATCGTAAATATTGATGCCTTATAAGTTTTTGTTATAATGCTCAGTGAATTGTATAAACACTTGGGAAAGTCCACTCTCCTCTCCTTGCAAACGGACAAAAGAAAACTCCCGCTGCATACCCAGATCTTTTATCTCCACTACTTTAAAAAGACCGGCAACCAATTCGCGGGCAATGGAGCGAACAGAAACAATGCCCATGCAATCTGTGTTTTCGAGGAAAAGCTTTATACTCTCGGTGCTTCCCAAATACATCCGCACATTCAAATCCGATAATTTAACGTTATGATAAAGTAACGACGTTTCAAGTACATCAAGTGTGCCCGATCCTCTTTCGCGAAGTACCAGAGGCACTTTGCGAAGTTCCTCTACTGTTATCTCATCCAGCTTTACCAGTTTACTGCGTGTACTCACCACAGCCACCAGTTCGTCCTTCATAAACGTAGTATACTTAAGATTAGGCTGGCGGATGATTCCCTCCACCATACCTAAATCTATTCGCTTTTCTTGCAAGGCATTTTCCACATCCCGCGAATTTCCATTCAGCAAGGATAAACTCACCTGAGGGAACTTTTCAATAAACCGTGCCAGAAACGGAGGCAACACATACTGTGCGATTGTGGTACTTGCACCCAGACGTAGTTCGCCGGTACACACATTCTGAAGCAGATGCATCTCATAGTCCAGCTGTTTGTAACCAGACATGATACGTTTGCTATGCTCCTGCAGCAACACACCTGCAGGAGTCAGCGCTATTTTATTTCCCAATCGTTCAAAAAGACGTATCTTGTAAAGACTCTCCAATTCATGTATATGCTTGGTTATAGCTGGCTGAGTTATATAAAGCTCCTGAGATGCCTTCGTAAAACTCAGATTTCGCGCTACACAGAGAAATACTTTTAATCTGAAATCTGACATAGAATCGGGGTTTATAAAATCAAGCTATTCCATTCAACATTCCGTAGAAATACATTGGTTTTAAAATGTACACCTTTAGAACCCATGCCAACCACTGTTCGTGAGACATATCCATTGCTGTGAACGGGAAGCTGGGTTTTGGATTTTTGTCATAGTCGAATTCGCAAAGCAATACTTTTCCATACTCGGTTATAATGGGACAAGCAGCATAACCATCATATTTTTCCTTCGGCTCTTTGCCTTCCATCAGCGAAATAAGATTCTTGGCTGCCAAAGGAACCTGCATACGTATCGCGGCAGAGGTCTTACTTGTAGGAATTCCAGCCACATCTCCCAAGCTGATAATATTATTATATGTTTTGTGAACCAACGTTTCTTTGTCCACCATCACCCAGCTTTCGGCAGCCAGCTTTCCTTCTGTCCAACCCAGTCCGGCTTCGCGTACAAAATCGGGAGCCGACATGGGAGGTAAAAAGTGAAGGAAGTCATATTCCTCGATAAAGGGAGTAATAATCTTATCTTCCACCGAACTCACTTTTCCGGTTAGTTCGTCTTTAACCTCCTTTTGAACCTTCTCTACCCTATTGAAATAAACCTTCTTTGCTGCCGTATCAATTCCTTTTACACGGTAGTTTAACGTTACGCTAACGTTTCTTTCCTTATAAATTTCTTCAAGTCTGGGTGTATAGAACTTCACATCATATAATTCGTGTGCAGTCGTAAAATAATCAAGCTTTACCTTGTCGCGCGTATTTTCCTGCCGTGTATAATGTTCGGTAAGCAGACAAATCTTTTTGGGAGCACCACCGCATTTATGCTTGGTATAGGTATCCGTATAAATACCTCTTCCTCCTTTTTTTGAAAACTCCTGAATAGCATTCCATGTTTTTTGAGCTCCTTCGAAATCATAGATGCAATGAGCGTTTCCAGCTCCAAGAGTTTCGCGGGTAATACCTTCGACCTGATTCCAGTTTATTTGTAAACCGGGAGTAAGAACCAGAAAATCGTAAGCCAGTTTACCATTGTTATTTGTGGTTACTTCGTTAGCGACCGGATCGACAGCAGCAACAGAGTCTTTGA is from uncultured Macellibacteroides sp. and encodes:
- a CDS encoding ChbG/HpnK family deacetylase; the protein is MKISLVKKLICGSLLCAVCFPVMGQKTHPRLIVRADDMGSFQSSNVACMEGFKNGIETSIEVMPTTAWFPEAARLLRENPGIDVGVHLTITSEWDNVKWRPLTHCPSLTDSNGYFLPMMTANPNYPGLSIKESKWNLAEIEQEFRAQIELALKNIPHISHLSHHMGSASFDKEVKAMADRLAAEYNLPIDLTDTAYGTKVGYAGYDGASKTSAEKEASFISMLNKLEAGKTYLFVDHPALDNIEMQAVHHIGYENVAADRQGVTNLFTSENVKRVIREKGIELISYNELTKALPRSTPEAEKVSAKGINNYLIAAKESGQEIHSLMVLRHGKVVAEHWMGDNAPDKNHILNSVSKTFTATAIGFAVAENRLKVTDKVISFFPNDLPSEISPNLAELEIKDLLSMTCGHATDPTSSIRKGDTSWESQFFATPFVHKPGTKFVYNSLGTYMLSAIVQKVTGQKVIDYLYPRLFCPLGIAGAEWQTSPSDVNCGGWGLFIKTEDMAKMGQFLLQKGKWNGKQLLPEAWFDEATSIHIMQPEANAGKLKPKDSDWVQGYGYQVWRCRYNAFRADGAKGQFIVVLPEKDAVIVTTANVDDMQAELNLIWKYILPALK
- a CDS encoding putative sulfate exporter family transporter; the encoded protein is MEAIVRFLRINKKVVYGFLLVFCFLPVVTPPVALFTGLLFALICGEAFPAFNKKSSKYLLQVSVVGLGFGMNLHQALASGKEGMMFTIISVAGTLLIGAYVALRMRVEKKTGYLISSGTAICGGSAIAAVAPVINADDNQISVSLGTVFILNAIALFLFPVLGHLVGLTQHQFGMWAAISIHDTSSVVGAGAAYGEEALKVATTVKLTRALWIIPVAFVTSFFFKNKSGKVYIPWFILFFVVAMLTNTFLSLPAELTSGFVWLARKGLTLSLFFIGASLSRDVLRKVGVRPLAQGILLWIITGISSLIYIYYFC
- a CDS encoding LysR substrate-binding domain-containing protein, which gives rise to MSDFRLKVFLCVARNLSFTKASQELYITQPAITKHIHELESLYKIRLFERLGNKIALTPAGVLLQEHSKRIMSGYKQLDYEMHLLQNVCTGELRLGASTTIAQYVLPPFLARFIEKFPQVSLSLLNGNSRDVENALQEKRIDLGMVEGIIRQPNLKYTTFMKDELVAVVSTRSKLVKLDEITVEELRKVPLVLRERGSGTLDVLETSLLYHNVKLSDLNVRMYLGSTESIKLFLENTDCMGIVSVRSIARELVAGLFKVVEIKDLGMQREFSFVRLQGEESGLSQVFIQFTEHYNKNL
- a CDS encoding FAD/NAD(P)-binding oxidoreductase, which gives rise to MNNNEFQRTLEQLEKAGMDRRHFFKLMAMTGLLTVAGTSESKAFSSKAKGKIVIIGGGAAGISMAARLMKWLDEPDVTLIDPSDRQYYQPGFTLIASGVYKPEDVYKKQDTCIPSGVKWIKDSVAAVDPVANEVTTNNNGKLAYDFLVLTPGLQINWNQVEGITRETLGAGNAHCIYDFEGAQKTWNAIQEFSKKGGRGIYTDTYTKHKCGGAPKKICLLTEHYTRQENTRDKVKLDYFTTAHELYDVKFYTPRLEEIYKERNVSVTLNYRVKGIDTAAKKVYFNRVEKVQKEVKDELTGKVSSVEDKIITPFIEEYDFLHFLPPMSAPDFVREAGLGWTEGKLAAESWVMVDKETLVHKTYNNIISLGDVAGIPTSKTSAAIRMQVPLAAKNLISLMEGKEPKEKYDGYAACPIITEYGKVLLCEFDYDKNPKPSFPFTAMDMSHEQWLAWVLKVYILKPMYFYGMLNGIA